From the genome of Chloroflexota bacterium:
GAAGACCTGACTGAAATCCGAAACAAGATAATGCCGCATTCTGCTGGCAGCTTGGAACGAAAAGCAAGTTCACCAAAATCCTTATCAAAGGTAATCAGAATCCGTTTTTCTCTTCTGGCGCGTTGGAGAATAGCATCGTCTCTGCTGCCAGGCGCGTCAGTTCTAATCCAGACAACATCATGATCGTGATCACGTAGGGCTTGAACAGCATCACCCGGAAAGTTCTCATTGG
Proteins encoded in this window:
- a CDS encoding DUF5615 family PIN-like protein; this translates as MRFLANENFPGDAVQALRDHDHDVVWIRTDAPGSRDDAILQRARREKRILITFDKDFGELAFRSKLPAECGIILFRISVRSSSYIARATVQAISSRTDWEGHFAVVEENRIRMRELPAST